The Lathyrus oleraceus cultivar Zhongwan6 chromosome 5, CAAS_Psat_ZW6_1.0, whole genome shotgun sequence genome includes the window ACCAACATAGAAACAAAGAAGCCCCTAACAAATTACAATACAATGATATAGTACCATGCCTATAAATTAAGGCATACTGCGGAGATaaatcattaacacattctaCATAAAAATTATAAGCATACACATATTAAAATTATGATGATGGAGAAGAAATATGTTTCTCTTTTCATGGTTGTGATGGTTCTAGGAATGATGGTATCAAAATTTGAAGCACGTCAAATTGACGACATTACATGCCCCGAGGCTCTTTTGTCCTTGTTGCCATGTCTTCCCTTTTTGCAAGGAACTGGAGGTGCTACACCACCTAAAAACTGTTGTGATGGAGCAAATAGTTTAAATCAAAAGGCAAACACCACCCCGATTCGAAGGGATGTTTGCAATTGTCTCAAACCCGCAGCATCGAGATTTGGAGTTAAACCTGACAAATCAAAACAACTACCACAACTTTGTAACATTACTCTGTCGGTTCCTTTTGATCCTAGCATTGATTGCAACACGTAAGTAATATTTCTTCATAATACTTGATATAAAAATATGAGATGCATATTTTTTATAAGAGTTTAATGTTTGAggtaaatatttttattttttaaattaaaataaatgaaaatgtTTACGTCCTTATCGCCTAAAACATACGTCTCCTCCATGAAATCAACTATGCATAGTATTAATTGATTgaatatttaaataattttataaccaTTATTTGTTTTTTGTGCAGGGTTCAATAAATCTATTTCACGGGGACGGTGTTTATCGCAAAGATATATAAAATAATTGTATTAAGAAATTCTTAATTCCATTAGTATATGTATTTTCTCTTTTTACTTAAGTTGAAGTTGTCACTCTCGTAatgtattttttaaaattattttgatttagttattctcttcttctttttggctATTGTCCAACACACCTAATAACTAGAAAAGATTAAAAAATAGTGTTAATTGTTAAAACTCATACATCCACATTTATGGTCTAATAGGTCATATACTAGCACTACAATTTTAAGCTTTTTAAGTTATTCTAGAAATTAAATTATAAAACTTGTTAACAAAGTCTCATTTAAATACGTGTTAAAAAGACTCAAccaaataaaaaactaataaaataaatttaaactACGAACATATATTTTTGTAGATAAAAGAACTAAATGATAGAAACTTAATAAAAAGATATTGTTTGTGTATAATATTTGTGCAATGATAATTTACATTGTTAATCAATTATATTTGTGAAACTGTTTAAACCATTTAAATTTAATACAATTACCTTTGAATTCATCTATAAGATTATTTTCGTGTTAATTTTCCCTTAATTCAAACCTATTTTTTTTATATTGAATCTATTTATTTCAAATAAAGGATATTATTATATATCTATATTTTATGAGAAATCTTGTAGGACATAAACCAAACCTAGCAAAATAAATTTGTACATCCGGTTAGAACTACGTTTAAAATTAGTATTATCAACGACATATTATTGTAGTCCAAATATTTACCAATACGCACTATTCATTATTAACTTTTATGCGAAGGATTCCACCATCACTAGCTTGATGTTTTtgacttaaaattaaaatataattagtTTTTTGAAGTTTTCCACTCTACATCTTATCATCCTAGTTGACTacattttcaaatatattttataatatatatattattatttttgcaTCTTAGAATATCTTTTGATGGAATTTTTAATAATATTATCTTCAACAGTTAAATAGAAGGTGTCCACTAAATCCTACAACAGGGAATTATATTTTCTATGTTTATATATGTTTTATGAATGGTAAGATTTAGATCTACATAGTTCTTTAAGATCTGTTTTTGAACAATCATCATAAAAAAATTGAACCACTCTTAACTTCTCCAATCACATCGATAAccatttttttgtttttaatcaAAAATTGAGTAATGTGGCTTGTTTTTGTAAGATATCTATATTGATATTTGTGATTTCAGGAACCAACATTTTGTTACTGATCTCAAGTCTAAGTGAGTCTTATTTAACTTATCCCTCCATCATTTTAGTCatgttgttttgactttttcgTGATATATCAAATATAAATATTTTCCACAATATCATTCTCACCCGATTTCCCTCCCGACTACCTTGTTTAtgattaaaaaaatcataaattattttataatacaacatgattttttttaatgAGATTAAGTTTATACCTCTAAACAACAATGGTGTAGATGTTATCAAGAGttaaatattataaatataaCCACTTCAATAGTTTCACACGACTTAACGAGAAgattatgaaaaaaaatatttctaCAATGTTATTGCATGTATTCTTATACCATTTAAAACACTTAGTATTAAAAAGTAGTATATACACATATATGAAACTAATTAGAGcgttttaattttaattttatttaaaagaTTTGGGTTGTTGGTCATGAAATACGAACAATGTGTGTCTTGATTATCACATGAATTCTAAACAGTGCTTAAAATAAAACAAGataaaataatattaatcataAATATGTTTGTTACATTActttaaatatattttttatgttaatttataataaattttctaattttaaatattttactGAAAAAAGATAATAACTTGTTCTTTTAtacaaaaaattatcaaataaattattaaataaatatgtTTCAACCAtctatatattttatttttttaaatcgtgattcattattttaattcaaataatttcaTATGAGTgttaaattgatttttttaaaaggTAGATAACCTATTTTTGCATGATGAATTTATTGAAACTTTaatatatttttctattttcatttttattatcatttcatgatattgattttgtatttattttaaatttcttAATTTTTCATACAAATAATATTCCTACAAAAAGTAATAAATTTTTGAATCATATAATATATTTTTGTAAAACCTATCCTTTACAAACTAATCATTAATCAGTTAAAGATCTTAAATAGGAAATGGTTACAATATCAATCAATAATTTAATTTCCATTTAAAAACGATTAGTTTTCAAACCTTTTACATTATTTTTAACAAACTgtatattataattttattataaaacaaaaataagacttaagaaaaaataaaattgaaaatacATTACAATGCAAGCTCGATTAAATTTACTATAAAGAAATATCGACTAGATAATTTGAATAAAACAACGAAAGTAAACCACGGTCATGTAAATCATATGTTGAATCTTGgatataaacatttttttcaATGAGTAAGATCGAAAATAAATTTACATACTCTTATAAAATCGACAAAAGGTagaaaattttattaattaagATAAAATTAATGGTCATATGAAATCCAATATGAAGAAATTTAAATGAGTATCTCTAGGTTAAAGCAGTAAGCTTtttcaacaaaaataaaaattaaatacccataaataaaataaattatgatcATTATTTTACTCTCCATTAAGAAATTTAAATGAGTATCTCTAGGTCAAAAGATTAATTATAACCATTTTTGTTTCTTTCACTGTTAAAAAATAGAAATCTACTTTTGAAGTACTTAgttttgattaaatatttaaagATGTACTTGCTTATTGATAAGAGCTATAATTTGGTACTCATTAATCAAAAAGTAAAATAACATTTGGTATAATAGTAAAATGGTTAATAGTTTGACTATTATTGTTATAAATTTTCTTAtctcttattttaaattataaagatgcaataatttataattttaatCCTTTTGAGTTTTAATTGCTTTAAATTATTTTGTTACTTTTCTTGTTTGAATTCTTATAAACCTTTTCAGAATTGTCTATTAATTTTCACTGATCTAATAATTTTAAATTAGAGTTCCGATCATGTGCAACACAAGGGAGAGTATAAAAATATAACTTTGACAAGATTTGTGAATCaaatatattattaaaatatttaatagTTAGAATTAAATATCTTAAAGATTATACTAATTTTGTACATTTAGTGATTATTGCATATAAAAGTTCATAATTATTCCTATTATACAAATAAAAAGATAAATGAAATAATAAATTACTAATTAATCGTTACTTTAATAAACCAACATAGAAACAAAGAAGCCCCTAACAAATTACAATACAATGATATAGTACCATGCCTATAAATTAAGGCATACTGCGGAGATaaatcattaacacattctaCATAAAAATTATAAGCATACACATATTAAAATTATGATGATGGAGAAGAAATATGTTTCTCTTTTCATGGTTGTGGTGGTTCTAGGAATGATGGTATCAAAATTTGAAGCACGTCAAATTGACGACATTACATGCCCCGAGGCTCTTTTGTCCTTGTTGCCATGTCTTCCCTTTTTGCAAGGAACTGGAGGTGCTACACCACCTAAAAACTGTTGTGATGGAGCAAATAGTTTAAATCAAAAGGCAAACACCACCCCGATTCGAAGGGATGTTTGCAATTGTCTCAAACCCGCAGCATCGAGATTTGGAGTTAAACTTGACAAATCAAAACAACTACCACAACTTTGTAACATTACTCTGTCGGTTCCTTTTGATCCTAGCATTGATTGCAACACGTAAGTAATATTTCTTCATAATACTTGATATAAAAATATGAGAtgccaaaataagcgccctcttttcccttatttggtGTAGTGTTTTTGAAGTTTTCCACTCTACATCTTATCATCCTAGTTGACTacattttcaaatatattttataatatatatattattatttttgcaTCTTAGAATATCTTTTGATGgaattttttaataatattatCTTCAACAGTTAAATAGAAGGTGTCCAGTAAATCCTACAACAGGGAATTATATTTTCTATGTTTATATATGTTTTATGAATGGTAAGATTTAGATCTACATAGTTCTTTAAGATCTGTTTTTGAACAATCATCATAAAAAAATTGAACCACTCTTAACTTCTCCAATCATATCGATAAccatttttttgtttttaatcaAAAAATTTGTTACTGATCTCAAGTCTAAGTGAGTCTTATTTAACTTATCCCTCCATCATTTTAGTCatgttgttttgactttttgtGATATATCAAATATAAATATTTTCCACAATATCATTCTCACCCGATTTCCCTCCCGACTACCTTGTTTAtgattaaaaaaatcataaattattttataatacaacatgattttttttaatgAGATTAAGTTTATACCTCTAAACAACAATGGTGTAGATGTTATCAAGAGttaaatattataaatataaCCACTTCAATAGTTTCACACGACTTAACGAGAAgattatgaaaaaaaatatttctaCAATGTTATTGCATGTATTCTTATACCATTTAAAACACTTAGTATTAAAAAGTAGTATATACACATATATGAAACTAATTAGAGcgttttaattttaattttatttaaaatatttggGTTGTTGGTCATGAAATACGAACAATGTGTGCCTTGATTATCACATGAATTCTAAACAGTGCTTAAAATAAAACAAGataaaataatattaatcataAATATGTTTGTTACATTactttaaatatttttttgtatgttaatttataataaattttctaattttaaatattttactGAAAAAAGATAATAACTTGTTCTTTTAtacaaaaaattatcaaataaattattaaataaatatgtTTCAACCAtctatatattttattttttaaatcGTGATtcattattttaattcaaataatttcaTATGAGTGTTAAATTGATTTTTTTGAAAGGTAGATAACCTATTTTTGCATGATGAATTTATTGAAACTttaatatatttttgtattttcatttttattatcATTCCATGATATTgattttgtatttattttaaatttcttAATTTTTCATACAAATAATATTCCTACAAAAAGTAATAAATTTTTGAATCATATAATATATTTTTGTAAAACCTATCCTTTACAAACTAATCATTAATCAGTTAAAGATCTTAAATAGGAAATGGTTACAATATCAATCAATAATTTAATTTCCATTTAAAAACGATTAGTTTTCAAACTTTTACATTATTTTTAACAAACTgtatattataattttattataaaaaaaaataagacttaagaaaaaataaaattgaaaatacATTACAATGCAAGCTCGATTAAATTTACTATAAAGAAATATCGACTAGATAATTTGAATAAAACAACGAAAGTAAACCACGGTCATGTAAATCATATGTTGAATCTTGgatataaacatttttttcaATGAGTAAGATCGAAAATAAATTTACATACTCTTATAAAATCGACAAAAGGTagaaaattttattaattaagATAAAATTAATGGTCATATGAAATCCAATATGAAGAAATTTAAATGAGTATCTCTAGGTTAAAGCAGTAAGCTTtttcaacaaaaataaaaattaaatacccataaataaaataaattatgatcATTATTTTACTCTCCATTAAGGTTTATATCAAAAGATTAATTATAACCATTTTTGTTTCTTTCACTGTTAAAAAAAAGAAATCTACTTTTTAAGTACTTAgttttgattaaatatttaaagATGTACTTGCTTATTGATAAGAGCTATAATTTGGTACTCATTAATCAAAAAGTAAAATAACATTTGGTATAATAGTAAAATGGTTAATAGTTTGACTATTATTGTTATAAATTTTCTCAtctcttattttaaattataaagatgcaataatttataattttaatCCTATTGAGTTTTAATTGCTTTAAATTATTTTGTTACTTTTCTTGTTTGAATTCTTATAAACCTTTTCAGAATTGTCTATTAATTTTCACTGATCTAATAATTTTAAATTAGAGTTCCGATCATGTGCAACACAAGGGAGAGTATAAAAATAAAACTTTGACAAGATTTGTGAATCaaatatattattaaaatatttaatagTTAGAATTAAATATCTTAAAGATTATACTAATTTTGTACATTTAGTGATTATTGCATATAAAAGTTCATAATTATTCCTATTATACAAATAAAAAGATAAATGAAATAATAAATTACTAATTAATCGTTACTTTAATAAACCAACATAGAAACAAAGAAGCCCCTAACAAATTACAATACAATGATATAGTACCATGCCTATAAATTAAGGCATACTGCGGAGATaaatcattaacacattctaCATAAAAATTATAAGCATACACATATTAAAATTATGATGATGGAGAAGAAATATGTTTCTCTTTTCATGGTTGTGATGGTTCTAGGAATGATGGTATCAAAATTTGAAGCACGTCAAATTGACGACATTACATGCCCCGAGGCTCTTTTGTCCTTGTTGCCATGTCTTCCCTTTTTGCAAGGAACTGGAGGTGCTACACCACCTAAAAACTGTTGTGATGGAGCAAATACTTTAAATCAAAAGGCCAACACCACCCCGATTCGAAGGGATGTTTGCAATTGTCTCAAACCCGCAGCATCGAGATTTGGAGTTAAACCTGACAAATCAAAACAACTACCACAACTTTGTAACATTACTCTGTCGGTTCCTTTTGATCCTAGCATTGATTGCAACACGTAAGTAATATTTCTTCATAATACTTGATATAAAAATATGAGATGCATATTTTTTATAAGAGTTTAATGTTTGAggtaaatatttttattttttaaattaaaataaatgaaaatgtTTACGTCCTTATCGCCTAAAACATACGTCTCCTCCATGAAATCAACTATGCATAGTATTATTTGATTgaatatttaaataattttataaccaTTATTTGTTTTTTGTGCAGGGTTCAATAAATCTATTTCACGGGGACGGTGTTTATCGCAAAGATATATAAAATAATTGTATTAAGAAATTCTTAATTCCATTAGTATATGTATTTTCTCTTTTTACTTAAGTTGAAGTTGTCACTCT containing:
- the LOC127080985 gene encoding non-specific lipid-transfer protein 1-like gives rise to the protein MEKKYVSLFMVVMVLGMMVSKFEARQIDDITCPEALLSLLPCLPFLQGTGGATPPKNCCDGANSLNQKANTTPIRRDVCNCLKPAASRFGVKPDKSKQLPQLCNITLSVPFDPSIDCNTVQ
- the LOC127080986 gene encoding non-specific lipid-transfer protein 1-like, which translates into the protein MEKKYVSLFMVVVVLGMMVSKFEARQIDDITCPEALLSLLPCLPFLQGTGGATPPKNCCDGANSLNQKANTTPIRRDVCNCLKPAASRFGVKLDKSKQLPQLCNITLSVPFDPSIDCNT
- the LOC127080987 gene encoding non-specific lipid-transfer protein 1-like translates to MEKKYVSLFMVVMVLGMMVSKFEARQIDDITCPEALLSLLPCLPFLQGTGGATPPKNCCDGANTLNQKANTTPIRRDVCNCLKPAASRFGVKPDKSKQLPQLCNITLSVPFDPSIDCNTVQ